A stretch of the Uranotaenia lowii strain MFRU-FL chromosome 3, ASM2978415v1, whole genome shotgun sequence genome encodes the following:
- the LOC129754018 gene encoding transmembrane 7 superfamily member 3-like isoform X1, translating to MQEFKNLCFVGGLIVSCLWMLVAGHSFSKNMPGNDTTTGYPVNLAVVEDLPELGFRVVQLTVPKKIKMNDINDYREIVLPAYSRTNIQLTNMSRNGKDVGFSLIQLHAYEYDVTLSYTKTVIKGQHLSGTNVGLILYEDGDLYAFNFNPHENVMVALVMLLYNKTAPIPGGCNLEFPVEISPIMNLTLRDTTIEVVTPPAGLARRYSDQCGKLKLVYESYYLSMPSYDFSQRTYFAYIIKLISYASAKASGRINNLSSTDPSIKRVYNLQVGRGMVFVTLAIDPVNLGFSAYVPIHTYSCSPFTNVAECYEFNVPLRIVGVIVTIIFLAEIVIGFLPLPCKAFVCGVIVGLLGTVKVLEYCNVVGMNNPEIIGCLVLGAIAGAIVFILLSVFCPIVCIIVCNIMSGYLLVSVIFFAISGHVSISIAFVVCTAVFGLIFSSFQFFLYANAILFGATALFYGVNVVFSARMHYSVWHQVRGLFAPGNDHALSDPTLDTNELMAIASFCILLTICIYLRVRCKLCENQVVRSNMDLSCCRRVSASNVAFLTDDSFAYEAVSNAPTIDRQASSDDEVFEPSDSNPRTVK from the exons ATGCAAGAGTTCAAGAATCTTTGTTTTGTAGGCGGCCTGATAGTTAGCTGCCTATGGATGCTGGTTGCCGGACACAGTTTTTCGAAGAATATGCCTGGAAATGATACAACAACTGGTTACCCGGTGAACTTAGCGGTCGTCGAAGACCTTCCGGAACTAG GCTTCAGAGTGGTTCAACTGACTGtgcctaaaaaaattaaaatgaatgatATAAACGACTACAGGGAGATAGTGCTCCCGGCGTATTCCCGGACAAACATTCAGCTGACCAATATGTCGCGCAATGGGAAAGACGTTGGATTTTCTCTGATACAGCTTCACGCCTACGAGTACGATGTAACGCTGAGCTACACGAAAACCGTTATCAAGGGTCAGCATTTGAGTGGAACGAATGTCGGATTGATTCTGTACGAAGACGGCGATTTGTATGCTTTCAATTTCAATCCACACGAAAATGTGATGGTGGCTCTAGTTATGTTGCTTTACAACAAAACCGCTCCAATACCCGGAGGCTGCAATCTTGAATTCCCGGTTGAAATTTCCCCAATCATGAATTTGACCCTGCGAGATACCACTATCGAAGTTGTAACACCACCGGCCGGTCTTGCGAGGCGCTATTCTGATCAATGTGGCAAGCTGAAGCTAGTTTATGAATCTTATTACCTGTCCATGCCATCATATGATTTTTCGCAACGTACTTATTTTGCCTACATTATCAAATTGATCAGTTATGCAAGTGCTAAAGCTTCCGGTCGCATCAATAACTTAAGCTCAACTGATCCTAGTATAAAGCGAGTATACAACCTACAAGTTGGCCGTGGAATGGTTTTTGTGACACTCGCGATTGATCCGGTAAATCTCGGATTTTCGGCCTACGTGCCGATTCACACCTATTCATGTAGTCCATTTACGAATGTTGCAGAGTGCTATGAGTTTAATGTTCCGCTCAGAATCGTTGGAGTAATTGTTACTATAATTTTCCTAGCAGAAATAGTAATCGGGTTTCTTCCTCTGCCATGCAAAGCTTTTGTTTGTGGAGTAATTGTCGGACTCCTGGGAACAGTGAAAGTGTTAGAGTATTGCAATGTTGTCGGAATGAATAATCCCGAGATTATTGGATGTTTGGTACTTGGAGCGATAGCAGGAGCTATCGTATTTATATTATTATCAGTTTTCTGTCCTATAGTTTGTATCATCGTTTGCAACATAATGAGCGGTTACCTTcttgtttctgtaattttctttgcaataa GTGGACATGTTTCAATCAGCATTGCGTTCGTTGTCTGCACCGCCGTTTTTGGGTTGATTTTTAGCTCGTTCCAATTCTTCCTTTACGCTAATGCAATTTTGTTCGGAGCAACGGCCCTATTCTACGGGGTTAACGTTGTGTTCAGCGCTAGGATGCACTATTCGGTTTGGCATCAAGTGCGAGGCTTATTTGCGCCCGGCAACGACCACGCACTATCAGACCCGACACTGGACACCAACGAACTGATGGCCATTGCCAGTTTCTGTATATTGTTAACCATCTGCATCTACTTGCGTGTTCGCTGTAAGCTCTGCGAGAACCAGGTTGTGAGATCCAACATGGATCTTTCCTGTTGCCGCAGGGTCTCAGCAAGCAATGTAGCATTTCTGACTGATGACAGCTTTGCGTACGAAGCCGTTTCCAATGCACCGACAATCGATAGACAGGCGAGCAGTGACGATGAAGTGTTCGAGCCTTCCGATTCCAATCCAAGAACTGTCAAATAA
- the LOC129754018 gene encoding transmembrane 7 superfamily member 3-like isoform X2, with product MQEFKNLCFVGGLIVSCLWMLVAGHSFSKNMPGNDTTTGYPVNLAVVEDLPELGFRVVQLTVPKKIKMNDINDYREIVLPAYSRTNIQLTNMSRNGKDVGFSLIQLHAYEYDVTLSYTKTVIKGQHLSGTNVGLILYEDGDLYAFNFNPHENVMVALVMLLYNKTAPIPGGCNLEFPVEISPIMNLTLRDTTIEVVTPPAGLARRYSDQCGKLKLVYESYYLSMPSYDFSQRTYFAYIIKLISYASAKASGRINNLSSTDPSIKRVYNLQVGRGMVFVTLAIDPVDMFQSALRSLSAPPFLG from the exons ATGCAAGAGTTCAAGAATCTTTGTTTTGTAGGCGGCCTGATAGTTAGCTGCCTATGGATGCTGGTTGCCGGACACAGTTTTTCGAAGAATATGCCTGGAAATGATACAACAACTGGTTACCCGGTGAACTTAGCGGTCGTCGAAGACCTTCCGGAACTAG GCTTCAGAGTGGTTCAACTGACTGtgcctaaaaaaattaaaatgaatgatATAAACGACTACAGGGAGATAGTGCTCCCGGCGTATTCCCGGACAAACATTCAGCTGACCAATATGTCGCGCAATGGGAAAGACGTTGGATTTTCTCTGATACAGCTTCACGCCTACGAGTACGATGTAACGCTGAGCTACACGAAAACCGTTATCAAGGGTCAGCATTTGAGTGGAACGAATGTCGGATTGATTCTGTACGAAGACGGCGATTTGTATGCTTTCAATTTCAATCCACACGAAAATGTGATGGTGGCTCTAGTTATGTTGCTTTACAACAAAACCGCTCCAATACCCGGAGGCTGCAATCTTGAATTCCCGGTTGAAATTTCCCCAATCATGAATTTGACCCTGCGAGATACCACTATCGAAGTTGTAACACCACCGGCCGGTCTTGCGAGGCGCTATTCTGATCAATGTGGCAAGCTGAAGCTAGTTTATGAATCTTATTACCTGTCCATGCCATCATATGATTTTTCGCAACGTACTTATTTTGCCTACATTATCAAATTGATCAGTTATGCAAGTGCTAAAGCTTCCGGTCGCATCAATAACTTAAGCTCAACTGATCCTAGTATAAAGCGAGTATACAACCTACAAGTTGGCCGTGGAATGGTTTTTGTGACACTCGCGATTGATCCG GTGGACATGTTTCAATCAGCATTGCGTTCGTTGTCTGCACCGCCGTTTTTGGGTTGA